From Streptomyces sp. TLI_105, the proteins below share one genomic window:
- a CDS encoding Gfo/Idh/MocA family protein, which yields MTRRTVRIAMNGVTGRMGHRQHLVRSILALREQGGLDLGNGETLWPEPVLVGRREHALRALAERHGLTEWSTDLDAVLADETIDVYFDAQVTSARVDALTKAIAAGKHVYAEKPTAADLAGALELARLATEKGVKHGVVQDKLFLPGLLKLKRLVDGGFFGEILSVRGEFGYWVFEGDWQDAQRPSWNYRAEDGGGIVVDMFPHWEYVLHELFGRVTSVTAQVATHVPRRWDEHGKPYEATADDAAYGIFQLEGGAIAQINSSWTVRVNRDELVEFQVDGTHGSAVAGLRNCRVQHRSTTPKPVWNPDIPATYSFRDQWQEVPDNAEFDNGFKAQWELFLRHVVLDEPYHWDLLAGARGVQLAELGLRSAAEGRRLEVPEVTL from the coding sequence GTGACACGCAGGACAGTCCGCATCGCCATGAACGGCGTCACCGGGCGCATGGGCCACCGCCAGCACCTCGTCCGCTCGATCCTCGCCCTGCGCGAACAGGGCGGCCTCGACCTCGGCAACGGCGAGACCCTCTGGCCCGAGCCCGTCCTCGTCGGCCGCCGCGAGCACGCCCTGCGCGCCCTCGCCGAGCGCCACGGCCTCACCGAGTGGTCCACCGACCTCGACGCCGTCCTCGCCGACGAGACGATCGACGTCTACTTCGACGCCCAGGTCACCTCCGCCCGCGTCGACGCCCTCACCAAGGCCATCGCAGCCGGCAAGCACGTCTACGCCGAGAAGCCCACCGCCGCCGACCTCGCCGGCGCCCTCGAACTCGCCCGCCTCGCCACCGAGAAGGGCGTCAAGCACGGCGTCGTCCAGGACAAGCTGTTCCTCCCCGGCCTGCTCAAGCTCAAGCGCCTCGTCGACGGCGGCTTCTTCGGCGAGATCCTGTCCGTGCGTGGCGAGTTCGGCTACTGGGTCTTCGAGGGCGACTGGCAGGACGCCCAGCGCCCGAGCTGGAACTACCGCGCGGAGGACGGCGGCGGCATCGTCGTCGACATGTTCCCGCACTGGGAGTACGTGCTCCACGAGCTCTTCGGCCGGGTCACCTCCGTCACCGCCCAGGTCGCCACCCACGTCCCGCGCCGCTGGGACGAGCACGGCAAGCCCTACGAGGCCACCGCCGACGACGCCGCGTACGGCATCTTCCAGCTGGAGGGCGGCGCCATCGCCCAGATCAACTCCTCGTGGACGGTCCGCGTCAACCGCGACGAACTCGTCGAGTTCCAGGTCGACGGCACCCACGGCTCGGCCGTCGCGGGTCTGCGCAACTGCCGTGTCCAGCACCGGAGTACGACCCCCAAGCCGGTCTGGAACCCCGACATCCCCGCCACCTACTCCTTCCGCGACCAGTGGCAGGAGGTCCCGGACAACGCCGAGTTCGACAACGGCTTCAAGGCGCAGTGGGAGCTGTTCCTCCGGCACGTCGTGCTCGACGAGCCGTACCACTGGGACCTCCTCGCCGGCGCCCGCGGCGTCCAGCTCGCCGAACTGGGCCTGAGGTCCGCCGCCGAGGGCCGCCGCCTGGAGGTCCCGGAGGTGACCCTGTGA
- a CDS encoding dihydrodipicolinate synthase family protein yields the protein MTLRLPLPDGSTRAYTPRREPLALSPAGPPASRTVFSAAHVVADPYADTTPDSPAAVDWDATLAFRRHLWSHGLGVAEAMDTAQRGMGLDWAGAAELIRRSAAEAAAVGGRIACGVGTDQITGGTLAEIRAAYEEQLAVVEESGAQAILMASRALAATATGPEDYLDLYGHLLRQASEPVVLHWLGPMFDPALEGYWGSADLDAATETFLDVLNAHPDKVDGIKVSLLDSRREVELRRRLPEGVRCYTGDDFHYPELIAGDEQGFSHALLGIFDPLGPLAAEAVRILDTGDVAGFRKTLDPTVALSRHLFRTPTRFYKTGVVFLAWLAGHQDHFTMVGGLQSARSLPHLARAYELADGLGLFPDPARAESRMRSLLTVYGVPR from the coding sequence GTGACGCTCCGCCTGCCGCTCCCGGACGGCTCCACGCGCGCGTACACCCCCCGCCGCGAACCGCTCGCGCTCTCCCCGGCCGGCCCGCCGGCCTCCCGTACGGTCTTCTCCGCCGCGCACGTCGTCGCCGACCCGTACGCCGACACCACCCCCGACTCCCCGGCCGCCGTCGACTGGGACGCCACCCTCGCCTTCCGCCGCCACCTCTGGTCCCACGGCCTGGGGGTCGCCGAGGCCATGGACACCGCCCAGCGCGGGATGGGCCTCGACTGGGCGGGCGCGGCCGAGCTGATCCGCCGGTCCGCCGCCGAGGCCGCGGCGGTCGGCGGCCGGATCGCCTGCGGCGTCGGCACCGACCAGATCACGGGCGGCACGCTCGCGGAGATCCGCGCGGCCTACGAGGAACAGCTCGCGGTCGTCGAGGAGTCGGGCGCGCAGGCCATCCTCATGGCCTCCCGCGCCCTCGCCGCCACCGCGACCGGCCCCGAGGACTACCTCGACCTCTACGGCCACCTCCTCCGCCAGGCGAGCGAGCCCGTGGTCCTGCACTGGCTGGGCCCGATGTTCGACCCGGCGCTGGAGGGCTACTGGGGCTCGGCCGACCTCGACGCCGCCACGGAGACCTTCCTCGACGTCCTCAACGCCCACCCCGACAAGGTCGACGGCATCAAGGTCTCCCTCCTCGACTCCCGGCGCGAGGTCGAGCTGCGCCGCCGCCTCCCGGAGGGCGTCCGCTGCTACACGGGCGACGACTTCCACTACCCCGAGCTGATCGCGGGCGACGAGCAGGGCTTCAGCCACGCCCTGCTCGGCATCTTCGACCCGCTGGGCCCGCTGGCGGCCGAGGCGGTCCGGATCCTCGACACCGGTGACGTGGCGGGCTTCCGCAAGACCCTCGACCCGACGGTCGCCCTCTCCCGGCACCTCTTCCGGACCCCCACCCGCTTCTACAAGACGGGCGTGGTGTTCCTCGCCTGGCTGGCCGGACACCAGGACCACTTCACGATGGTCGGCGGCCTGCAGTCCGCCCGCTCGCTCCCGCACCTGGCCCGCGCCTACGAACTCGCCGACGGGCTGGGCCTGTTCCCGGACCCGGCCCGCGCGGAGTCCCGGATGCGCTCGCTCCTCACCGTGTACGGAGTCCCCCGGTGA
- a CDS encoding sugar phosphate isomerase/epimerase codes for MTVKQLSLPELVRECVRLGVPGVGLWREPVREYGVEAAAALVRDAGLAVTTLCRGGFFTSDGWEAENRAAIDEAVTLGTDTLVLVSGGLTPACPDLPSARARIAEAIGTLAPYAGARGVRLAIEPLHPMYASDRCAVSTLDQALGIAERFPAEQVGVVVDTYHLWWDDRAPAAVERAGAAGRIHSFQLADWTTPLPAGVLNGRGQLGTGAIDLPAWSALLEKAGYTGPVEVELFNDELWSRNGTEVLEETLEAFLAV; via the coding sequence ATGACGGTGAAGCAGCTCTCCCTCCCCGAGCTCGTGCGGGAGTGCGTCCGGCTCGGCGTCCCGGGCGTGGGCCTGTGGCGCGAACCGGTCCGGGAGTACGGAGTGGAGGCCGCGGCCGCCCTCGTACGGGACGCGGGGCTCGCCGTCACCACCCTCTGCCGGGGCGGCTTCTTCACCTCGGACGGCTGGGAGGCGGAGAACCGCGCGGCGATCGACGAGGCCGTCACCCTCGGCACCGACACCCTCGTCCTGGTCTCCGGCGGCCTCACCCCGGCCTGCCCCGACCTGCCCTCCGCCCGGGCCCGCATCGCCGAGGCGATCGGGACCCTCGCCCCCTACGCGGGCGCACGCGGGGTCCGCCTGGCGATCGAACCCCTCCACCCCATGTACGCCTCCGACCGGTGCGCGGTCTCCACCCTGGACCAGGCACTGGGCATCGCGGAACGATTCCCCGCCGAACAGGTGGGCGTGGTGGTCGACACGTACCACCTCTGGTGGGACGACCGGGCCCCGGCGGCGGTGGAACGCGCGGGCGCGGCGGGCCGCATCCACTCCTTCCAGCTCGCCGACTGGACCACCCCGCTCCCGGCGGGCGTCCTCAACGGCCGGGGACAGCTGGGCACGGGCGCGATCGACCTGCCGGCCTGGTCGGCCCTGCTGGAGAAGGCCGGCTACACGGGCCCGGTCGAGGTGGAGCTCTTCAACGACGAACTGTGGTCCAGGAACGGCACGGAGGTCCTGGAGGAGACGCTGGAGGCGTTCCTGGCGGTCTGA
- a CDS encoding ATP-dependent RecD-like DNA helicase: MSNEGRGPAVVEGVLERITYANEETGYTVARVDTGRGAGDLLTVVGALLGAQPGESLRMEGRWGSHPQYGKQFTVDNYTTVLPATIQGIRRYLGSGLIKGIGPVFADRITQHFGLDTLDILEEAPARLIEVPGLGPKRTKNITAAWEEQKAIKEVMVFLQGVGVSTSIAVRIYKKYGDASISVVRNQPYRLAADVWGIGFLTADKIAQAVGIPHDSPDRVKAGLQYALSQSSDQGHCFLPEERLIADAVKLLQVDTGLVIECLGELAEDPEGVVRETVPGPEGTPVTAVYLIPFHRAELSLAGQLRRLLRTEEDRMPGFRDVAWDKALAWLADRTGASLAPEQEEAVRLALTRKVAVLTGGPGCGKSFTVRSIVELARAKKAKVVLAAPTGRAAKRLAELTGAEASTVHRLLELKPGGDAAYDRDRPLDADLIVVDEASMLDLLLANKLVKAVAPGAHLLLVGDVDQLPSVGAGEVLGDLLSPGSPVPSVRLTRIFRQAQQSGVVVNAHRINAGTPPQTQGLPDFFLFAEEETEDAARVAVDVAARRIPAKFGLDPRRDVQVLAPMHRGPAGAGSLNGLLQQAITPARPDLPEKRFGGRVFRVGDKVTQIRNNYEKGANGVFNGTVGVVTALDTVEQRLTVRTDEDEEVPYDFDELDELAHAYAVTIHRSQGSEYPAVVIPVTMSAWMMLQRNLLYTAVTRARKLVVLVGSRRAIAQAVRTVSAGRRFTALAHRLTGDALV, translated from the coding sequence ATGTCCAACGAGGGTCGTGGTCCCGCAGTGGTCGAAGGTGTCCTGGAGCGGATCACCTATGCCAACGAGGAGACCGGGTACACGGTCGCCCGGGTCGACACCGGGCGGGGTGCCGGGGACCTGCTCACGGTGGTCGGGGCGCTGCTCGGCGCGCAGCCGGGGGAGTCGCTGCGGATGGAGGGCCGCTGGGGGTCGCATCCGCAGTACGGCAAGCAGTTCACCGTCGACAACTACACGACCGTCCTGCCCGCCACCATCCAGGGCATCCGGCGCTATCTCGGCTCCGGGCTGATCAAGGGCATCGGCCCCGTCTTCGCCGACCGCATCACGCAGCACTTCGGGCTCGACACCCTCGACATCCTCGAAGAGGCCCCCGCGCGCCTGATCGAGGTCCCCGGGCTCGGGCCCAAGCGGACCAAGAACATCACCGCGGCCTGGGAGGAACAGAAGGCGATCAAGGAGGTGATGGTCTTCCTCCAGGGCGTGGGGGTGTCGACCTCCATCGCCGTGCGGATCTACAAGAAGTACGGGGACGCGTCGATCTCGGTCGTGAGGAACCAGCCCTACCGCCTCGCCGCCGACGTGTGGGGCATCGGTTTCCTCACCGCCGACAAGATCGCCCAGGCCGTCGGCATCCCGCACGACAGCCCCGACCGGGTGAAGGCCGGCCTGCAGTACGCGCTGTCGCAGTCCAGCGACCAGGGGCACTGCTTCCTTCCCGAGGAGCGGCTCATCGCGGACGCCGTGAAGCTCCTCCAGGTCGACACCGGGCTCGTCATCGAGTGCCTCGGCGAGCTCGCCGAGGATCCCGAGGGGGTCGTACGGGAGACGGTGCCGGGGCCCGAGGGGACGCCCGTCACCGCCGTGTACCTGATCCCGTTCCACCGGGCCGAGCTGTCCCTCGCCGGTCAGCTCCGGCGGCTCCTGCGGACCGAGGAGGACCGGATGCCGGGCTTCCGGGACGTGGCCTGGGACAAGGCGCTGGCCTGGCTCGCGGACCGCACGGGGGCTTCCCTCGCGCCCGAACAGGAGGAGGCCGTCCGGCTCGCCCTCACCCGCAAGGTCGCCGTGCTCACCGGCGGCCCCGGCTGCGGGAAGTCCTTCACGGTCCGCTCGATCGTGGAGCTGGCCCGTGCCAAGAAGGCCAAGGTCGTGCTCGCCGCCCCCACCGGGCGGGCCGCCAAGCGGCTCGCCGAGCTGACCGGCGCCGAGGCCTCCACCGTGCACCGGCTCCTGGAGCTGAAGCCGGGCGGGGACGCGGCCTACGACCGGGACCGGCCGCTCGACGCCGATCTGATCGTCGTCGACGAGGCCTCCATGCTCGACCTGCTCCTGGCGAACAAGCTGGTCAAGGCCGTGGCGCCGGGTGCCCATCTGCTGCTGGTGGGGGACGTCGACCAGCTGCCGTCGGTCGGCGCGGGCGAGGTCCTCGGCGATCTGCTCTCCCCCGGCAGCCCCGTGCCGTCGGTGCGGCTGACCCGGATCTTCCGGCAGGCCCAGCAGTCCGGGGTGGTGGTCAACGCGCACCGGATCAACGCGGGCACCCCGCCGCAGACCCAGGGCCTGCCGGACTTCTTCCTCTTCGCCGAGGAGGAGACGGAGGACGCCGCCCGGGTCGCCGTGGACGTCGCGGCCCGGCGCATTCCGGCCAAGTTCGGCCTCGACCCGCGCCGGGACGTCCAGGTCCTCGCCCCCATGCACCGGGGCCCGGCGGGCGCGGGCTCGCTGAACGGGCTGCTCCAGCAGGCGATCACCCCGGCCCGCCCGGACCTGCCGGAGAAGCGGTTCGGCGGCCGGGTCTTCCGGGTCGGTGACAAGGTGACCCAGATTCGGAACAACTATGAGAAGGGGGCCAACGGGGTCTTCAACGGTACGGTCGGCGTCGTCACGGCTTTGGACACCGTCGAGCAGCGGCTGACCGTGCGGACGGACGAGGACGAGGAGGTGCCGTACGACTTCGACGAGCTGGACGAACTCGCCCACGCGTACGCGGTCACCATCCACCGCTCGCAGGGCAGCGAGTATCCGGCGGTGGTGATCCCGGTCACCATGAGCGCCTGGATGATGCTCCAGCGGAACCTGCTCTACACGGCCGTGACCCGGGCCCGGAAGCTGGTCGTCCTGGTCGGCTCCCGTCGGGCGATCGCCCAGGCGGTCCGTACGGTCTCGGCGGGCAGGCGCTTTACCGCACTCGCCCATCGGCTCACAGGGGACGCCCTCGTGTGA
- a CDS encoding citrate synthase codes for MSDNSVVLRYADGEYTYPVVESTVGDQGFDIGKLRAQTGLVTLDSGYGNTAAYKSAITYLDGEQGILRYRGYPIEQLAERSTFLEVAYLLINGELPKVDELSTFKNEITQHTLVHEDVKNFFRGFPRDAHPMAMLSSVVSALSTFYQDSHNPFDEQQRHLSTIRLLAKLPTIAAYAYKKSIGHPFVYPRNDLGYVENFLRMTFSVPAQEYDLDPVVVSALDKLLILHADHEQNCSTSTVRLVGSSQANMFASISAGISALWGPLHGGANQSVLEMLEGIQANGGDVDSFIRKVKNKEDGVRLMGFGHRVYKSFDPRAKIIKAAAHDVLSALGKSDELLDIALKLEEHALSDEYFVSRNLYPNVDFYTGLIYRAMGFPTEMFTVLFALGRLPGWIAQWHEMIKEPGSRIGRPRQIYTGEVLRDFVPVEAR; via the coding sequence GTGAGCGACAACTCTGTAGTACTGCGGTACGCGGACGGTGAATACACCTACCCGGTGGTCGAGAGCACCGTCGGCGACCAGGGCTTCGACATCGGCAAACTCCGAGCCCAGACCGGTCTGGTCACCCTGGACAGCGGATACGGCAACACCGCCGCCTATAAATCCGCCATCACCTACCTCGACGGTGAGCAGGGCATTCTGCGGTACCGCGGCTACCCCATCGAGCAGCTGGCCGAGCGCTCCACCTTCCTTGAGGTGGCGTACCTGCTGATCAACGGTGAGCTGCCCAAGGTCGACGAGCTGTCGACCTTCAAGAACGAGATCACGCAGCACACGCTGGTCCACGAGGACGTCAAGAACTTCTTCCGCGGCTTCCCGCGGGACGCCCACCCGATGGCCATGCTGTCCTCGGTGGTCTCCGCGCTGTCCACCTTCTACCAGGACAGCCACAACCCGTTCGACGAGCAGCAGCGTCACCTCTCCACGATCCGGCTGCTCGCCAAGCTTCCGACGATCGCGGCGTACGCGTACAAGAAGTCGATCGGTCACCCGTTCGTCTACCCGCGCAACGACCTCGGCTACGTCGAGAACTTCCTGCGCATGACCTTCTCGGTCCCCGCACAGGAGTACGACCTCGACCCGGTCGTCGTCTCCGCGCTCGACAAGCTGCTGATCCTGCACGCGGACCACGAGCAGAACTGCTCGACCTCCACCGTGCGTCTGGTCGGCTCCTCGCAGGCGAACATGTTCGCCTCGATCTCCGCCGGCATCTCGGCCCTGTGGGGTCCCCTGCACGGCGGCGCCAACCAGTCGGTCCTGGAGATGCTGGAAGGCATCCAGGCCAACGGCGGCGACGTCGACTCCTTCATCCGCAAGGTGAAGAACAAGGAGGACGGCGTCCGCCTGATGGGCTTCGGCCACCGGGTGTACAAGTCCTTCGACCCGCGCGCCAAGATCATCAAGGCGGCGGCGCACGATGTCCTCTCGGCCCTCGGCAAGTCCGACGAGCTGCTCGACATCGCGCTCAAGCTGGAGGAGCACGCGCTCTCCGACGAGTACTTCGTCTCGCGCAACCTCTACCCGAACGTGGACTTCTACACGGGTCTCATCTACCGCGCGATGGGCTTCCCGACCGAGATGTTCACGGTCCTCTTCGCCCTCGGCCGGCTCCCGGGCTGGATCGCCCAGTGGCACGAGATGATCAAGGAGCCGGGCTCCCGCATCGGCCGCCCGCGCCAGATCTACACGGGTGAGGTCCTCCGCGACTTCGTCCCGGTCGAGGCTCGCTAG
- a CDS encoding cation-translocating P-type ATPase, protein MPSTTVTELTIGGMTCASCAARVEKKLNRMDGVTATVNYATEKARVEHAPDVGVDELIATVVKTGYTAEEPAPPVDEPEDPELASLRQRLTVSALLAAPVVLLAMVPSLQFDDWQWLSLTLASPVVVWGGLPFHRAAWTNLRHGAATMDTLVSVGTLAAYGWSLWALFLGDAGMPGMRHGFDLTADRAHASSAIYLEVAAGVVTFILLGRYLEARAKRKAGSALRALMELGAKDVAVLRAGTEVRIPVGGLRAGDLFVARPGEKIATDGAVVEGRSAVDASLLTGESLPLDVAPGSAVTGGCVNVSGRLVVEATRVGADTQLARMAKLVEEAQSGKAEVQRLADRISAVFVPAVLLIALATLVTWLLVTDDATASFTAAVAVLIIACPCALGLATPTALMVGTGRGAQLGILIKGPEVLESTRRVDTVVLDKTGTVTTGRMRLTGVHVHGGRYGTDSADETELLRLAGALEHSSEHPVARAIAAGAAERCGELPTPKTFENVPGLGVRGSVDGRLVLVGRAALLAAEGVEAPAATEPGAVHVAWDGVARGTLTVADTLKDTSAEAVARLRALGLRPVLLTGDHRAVAEAVAAEVGIDEVIAEVLPEEKAEVVRRLRAEGRTVAMVGDGVNDAAALATADLGLAMGTGTDAAIEASDLTLVRGDLRVAADAIRLARRTLATIRGNLGWAFGYNLAALPLAAAGLLNPMIAGLAMAFSSVFVVSNSLRLRRFK, encoded by the coding sequence ATGCCAAGCACCACCGTCACCGAGCTGACGATCGGCGGGATGACCTGCGCCTCCTGCGCCGCCCGCGTCGAGAAGAAGCTCAACCGGATGGACGGCGTCACCGCCACCGTCAACTACGCCACCGAGAAGGCGCGCGTCGAGCACGCGCCGGACGTCGGCGTCGACGAGCTGATCGCCACCGTCGTGAAGACGGGCTACACCGCCGAGGAACCCGCCCCGCCGGTGGACGAGCCGGAGGACCCCGAGCTCGCCTCCCTCCGGCAGCGGCTCACCGTCTCCGCGCTCCTCGCGGCGCCCGTGGTCCTGCTCGCCATGGTCCCCTCGCTCCAGTTCGACGACTGGCAGTGGCTCTCGCTCACCCTCGCCTCCCCCGTCGTCGTCTGGGGCGGACTGCCCTTCCACCGGGCCGCCTGGACCAACCTCCGGCACGGCGCCGCCACCATGGACACCCTCGTCTCGGTCGGCACCCTGGCCGCGTACGGCTGGTCCCTCTGGGCCCTCTTCCTCGGCGACGCCGGCATGCCCGGCATGCGGCACGGCTTCGACCTCACCGCCGACCGCGCCCACGCCTCCTCCGCGATCTACCTGGAGGTCGCCGCCGGGGTCGTCACCTTCATCCTCCTCGGCCGCTACCTGGAGGCCCGCGCCAAGCGGAAGGCCGGCTCCGCGCTGCGGGCCCTGATGGAGCTCGGCGCCAAGGACGTGGCGGTCCTGCGCGCGGGCACGGAGGTACGGATCCCGGTCGGCGGCCTCCGGGCCGGCGACCTCTTCGTCGCACGCCCCGGGGAGAAGATCGCCACCGACGGCGCCGTCGTCGAGGGCCGCTCCGCCGTCGACGCCTCCCTGCTCACCGGCGAGTCGCTGCCCCTGGACGTCGCCCCCGGCTCCGCCGTCACCGGTGGCTGCGTCAACGTCTCGGGCCGGCTCGTCGTCGAGGCCACCCGGGTCGGCGCGGACACCCAGCTGGCGCGGATGGCGAAGCTCGTCGAGGAGGCCCAGAGCGGCAAGGCCGAGGTGCAGCGGCTCGCCGACCGGATCTCCGCCGTCTTCGTCCCGGCGGTCCTCCTCATCGCCCTCGCCACCCTCGTGACCTGGCTCCTCGTGACGGACGACGCCACCGCCTCCTTCACCGCCGCCGTCGCCGTCCTGATCATCGCCTGCCCCTGCGCCCTGGGCCTCGCCACCCCGACCGCCCTCATGGTCGGCACCGGGCGCGGCGCCCAGCTCGGCATCCTCATCAAGGGCCCCGAGGTCCTGGAGTCCACCCGCCGCGTCGACACGGTCGTCCTCGACAAGACCGGGACGGTCACCACCGGCCGCATGCGGCTGACCGGCGTGCACGTGCACGGCGGACGGTACGGCACCGACTCCGCCGACGAGACCGAGCTGCTGCGCCTCGCGGGCGCCCTGGAGCACTCCTCCGAGCACCCGGTCGCCCGCGCGATCGCCGCCGGCGCCGCCGAGCGCTGCGGGGAGCTCCCCACGCCGAAGACCTTCGAGAACGTGCCCGGCCTCGGCGTGCGCGGCTCCGTCGACGGCCGGCTCGTCCTCGTCGGGCGCGCCGCCCTGCTCGCGGCCGAGGGCGTCGAGGCCCCCGCCGCGACGGAGCCCGGCGCCGTCCACGTCGCCTGGGACGGGGTGGCCCGGGGCACCCTGACCGTCGCCGACACCCTCAAGGACACCAGCGCCGAGGCGGTCGCCCGGCTGCGGGCCCTGGGGCTGCGGCCGGTGCTGCTCACCGGGGACCACCGGGCGGTCGCGGAGGCGGTGGCGGCCGAGGTGGGCATCGACGAGGTGATCGCGGAGGTGCTGCCCGAGGAGAAGGCCGAGGTGGTCCGGCGGCTCCGGGCGGAGGGCCGTACGGTCGCGATGGTGGGCGACGGGGTGAACGACGCCGCCGCGCTCGCCACGGCCGACCTCGGGCTCGCGATGGGGACGGGCACCGACGCGGCCATCGAGGCGAGCGACCTGACGCTGGTCCGGGGCGACCTGCGGGTCGCGGCGGACGCCATCCGGCTGGCCCGGCGGACCCTGGCGACGATCCGGGGAAACCTGGGCTGGGCCTTCGGCTACAACCTCGCCGCGCTCCCCCTGGCGGCGGCCGGACTCCTCAACCCGATGATCGCGGGCCTGGCCATGGCCTTTTCGTCCGTGTTCGTCGTTTCCAACAGCCTGCGACTGCGCCGGTTCAAGTGA
- a CDS encoding IS607 family transposase, which produces MNLTEWAKTQGVHPQTAYRWFREGTLPVPAQRVGPRTILVNIDANTTPEVIGGLGLYARVSAHDQKGDLERQVARLSAWAAKTGSKVVRVEAEIASGMNGCRSKARRLLADPAVTTVVVEHKDRLGRMNVELVEAALSATGRRLLVLDDGEVEDDLVRDMVEMLTSFCARRYGRRSAKNRARKALQAAEHG; this is translated from the coding sequence GTGAATCTGACGGAATGGGCGAAGACGCAGGGCGTGCATCCGCAGACCGCGTATCGCTGGTTCCGTGAGGGGACGTTGCCGGTACCGGCTCAGCGGGTCGGACCGCGTACGATTTTGGTGAACATCGACGCGAACACCACGCCCGAGGTCATCGGTGGTTTGGGCCTGTATGCCCGCGTGTCCGCGCACGACCAGAAGGGCGACCTTGAGCGTCAGGTCGCGCGGCTGTCGGCGTGGGCCGCCAAGACCGGCAGCAAGGTGGTGCGGGTCGAAGCCGAGATCGCATCCGGGATGAACGGTTGCCGTTCCAAGGCCCGGCGTCTGCTGGCCGACCCGGCGGTGACCACGGTCGTGGTCGAGCACAAGGACCGGCTCGGCCGGATGAACGTCGAGCTTGTCGAGGCCGCCTTGTCGGCGACGGGCCGTCGGCTACTGGTGCTGGACGACGGCGAGGTCGAGGACGACCTGGTGCGGGACATGGTGGAGATGCTGACCTCGTTCTGCGCCCGCCGGTACGGGCGCAGATCGGCGAAGAACCGCGCCCGCAAGGCGCTGCAGGCCGCCGAGCATGGCTGA
- a CDS encoding heavy-metal-associated domain-containing protein has product MSAETKTELTTVYQVKGMTCGHCEGAVSSEISAIPGVSSVTAVAKTGEVTVVSDTALDREAVAAAVDEAGYELV; this is encoded by the coding sequence ATGTCCGCAGAGACGAAGACCGAACTCACCACCGTCTACCAGGTCAAGGGCATGACCTGCGGCCACTGCGAGGGCGCGGTCTCCAGCGAGATCTCCGCGATCCCCGGCGTCTCCTCCGTCACCGCCGTCGCCAAGACCGGCGAGGTCACCGTCGTCTCCGACACCGCCCTCGACCGCGAGGCCGTCGCCGCCGCCGTGGACGAGGCCGGCTACGAGCTGGTCTGA
- a CDS encoding cation:proton antiporter yields MSHSGSTLILIMAIAVLAPLLAYAVGRRLPVPLVIFEILLGILIGPDVLDWARPDTLIDGLSQLGLTMLIFLAGYEIEFGKVRGDTLRRSVWAWVIALGLGLATGVLLGGGYTKGVFIGVALTSTALGTVLPVLRDAGDLHGRFGSVVMAFGAVGEFGPIIAMALLLSGRGAAESTAVLAVFAALTAAAVLWALRPRPPWFSKVIARTLHSSGQFAVRFVFLLLALMLGASTALGLDVLLGAFAAGLITRLVLTGAAPDSGPQILEKVEGVGFGFLVPVFFVVTGIEFDLDSLLDGGRTLLLLPVFLALFLVVRGGPIWFLAPRDLGREDRRGLVLYGSTALPLVVAITTIGVDDKEMTAGEAAALVGAAMISVLVFPLLAMKLRARTGPGAGPGEEARPPESVSGAEAW; encoded by the coding sequence ATGTCGCATTCGGGGAGCACGCTCATCCTGATCATGGCGATCGCCGTCCTGGCGCCGCTGCTCGCCTACGCGGTGGGGCGCAGGCTTCCCGTCCCCCTCGTCATCTTCGAGATCCTGCTCGGCATCCTCATCGGCCCCGACGTCCTCGACTGGGCCCGGCCCGACACGCTGATCGACGGACTCTCCCAGCTCGGCCTCACCATGCTGATCTTCCTCGCCGGGTACGAGATCGAGTTCGGCAAGGTCCGCGGCGACACCCTCCGGCGCTCCGTGTGGGCCTGGGTGATCGCCCTGGGCCTCGGGCTCGCCACCGGCGTCCTGCTCGGCGGCGGCTACACCAAGGGCGTCTTCATCGGCGTCGCCCTGACCAGCACCGCGCTCGGCACCGTCCTGCCGGTGCTGCGGGACGCCGGCGACCTCCACGGGCGGTTCGGTTCGGTCGTCATGGCCTTCGGGGCGGTCGGCGAGTTCGGCCCGATCATCGCGATGGCGCTGCTGCTCAGCGGGCGGGGCGCCGCCGAGTCCACCGCCGTCCTCGCCGTCTTCGCCGCGCTCACGGCGGCGGCCGTCCTCTGGGCGCTGCGGCCCCGCCCGCCGTGGTTCTCGAAGGTCATCGCCAGGACCCTGCACAGCAGCGGCCAGTTCGCGGTCCGCTTCGTCTTCCTGCTGCTCGCCCTGATGCTCGGGGCGTCGACGGCCCTCGGGCTCGACGTGCTGCTCGGCGCCTTCGCGGCCGGACTCATCACCCGGCTCGTGCTGACCGGGGCCGCGCCCGACTCCGGGCCGCAGATCCTGGAGAAGGTCGAGGGCGTCGGCTTCGGCTTCCTCGTCCCGGTCTTCTTCGTCGTCACCGGGATCGAGTTCGACCTCGACTCGCTCCTCGACGGGGGCAGGACCCTGCTCCTGCTGCCGGTCTTCCTGGCGCTCTTCCTGGTCGTGCGCGGCGGGCCGATCTGGTTCCTCGCCCCGCGCGACCTCGGCCGCGAGGACCGGCGGGGCCTCGTCCTGTACGGCTCCACGGCGCTGCCGCTCGTCGTCGCCATCACCACCATCGGCGTGGACGACAAGGAGATGACGGCCGGCGAGGCGGCGGCGCTCGTCGGGGCCGCCATGATCTCCGTCCTCGTCTTCCCGCTGCTCGCGATGAAGCTGCGGGCGCGGACGGGGCCGGGGGCGGGCCCCGGCGAGGAGGCGCGGCCCCCGGAATCGGTCAGCGGGGCGGAGGCGTGGTGA